The Plasmodium berghei ANKA genome assembly, chromosome: 5 genomic sequence ttgttattttaaatatggtTAGTTATAAAGAgatgtatatatgtgatatttattattttgattttttttattataggCAGAAGAATTCACTGATGATATTGGGGTATTCAGTAAAAAATTACTAGAACCCGTTCCATTTGTTAGAACAAATAACTGCATAAAAGATGTCGATGctgaattatttattagtgcatatgcaaaatatttaaaactacataataaaataacttTTCCAAAATGGTgtaattttgtaaaaactGGAAAAGGAAGAAAATTAGCACCTTTAGATGAGGATtggtattttattaaagcATCAAGTATTTTAAGAcgattatatatacatccAGATATTGGTGTTGGATTTTTAAGACGACAGTTTAGTTATAAACAGAGGAGAGGAGTAGCCCCTAATCATACTAGTTTAGCAAGTGGGAAAATTTTAAGATCCATTTTACAACAATTAGAAA encodes the following:
- a CDS encoding 40S ribosomal protein S19, putative — its product is MAEEFTDDIGVFSKKLLEPVPFVRTNNCIKDVDAELFISAYAKYLKLHNKITFPKWCNFVKTGKGRKLAPLDEDWYFIKASSILRRLYIHPDIGVGFLRRQFSYKQRRGVAPNHTSLASGKILRSILQQLENIGYVEQNPKKKGRRLTIKGENAINNFARYINKKVYKLEKQ